The following proteins are encoded in a genomic region of Brachypodium distachyon strain Bd21 chromosome 1, Brachypodium_distachyon_v3.0, whole genome shotgun sequence:
- the LOC100841083 gene encoding transcription factor bHLH111 isoform X1 has protein sequence MRCMAQEGSEASVASSPPPPHPPSSSSSASAGASWWRGDMHPNYSSATPAWPPPSAAAAGPRWPPLPLAHHQQQHQQRTSSSGADDDMSASNATMQTSFTSHHSGISIDESSAAAAAAAESHLWNQVLMGAGGAEVARSMQAVHDAHGDDDSENFLELLNSRTLAPELFAEPPACDYLKKMEYGASWAPPPDHQFTAAATNMEKHHQMDYINALAHQQQQQQQERGLTTANLSDLVSNWSIAPPSPCHGGGGGAKALFLDSGGNVKHEMGHGHGAGPGMLQQQEAAGGPGSSGQDFVRPVGGIGSYSPMLGLSSRMYGGSGDSMVDVQWAGPGSNGDRTTSLSDLISFGGAMGKPAPAAASPGKTSSSGEYKKMSSPVRAKTSSGGGGGKGSSASSGEGKKKRSEEQQQGSEGSVKKSKQQQQEASSPTSSLKAAQVPKVKLGDKINALQQIVSPFGKTDTASVLYEAINYIKWLHEQVQLLSDPYMKSSSSKDYNPWGGLDRKEKAEAEADLRSRGLCLVPVSCTPQVYRDSNGPDYWTPPYRSCLYR, from the exons ATGCGGTGCATGGCCCAGGAGGGCTCCGAGGCCTCCGTcgcgagctcgccgccgccgccgcacccgccctcgtcttcttcctcggcgtcggcgggcgCCTCCTGGTGGCGCGGCGACATGCACCCTAATTACTCCTCCGCCACCCCGGCCTGGCCTCcgccctctgccgccgccgccgggccacGCTGGCCACCGCTGCCGCTCGCCCACCACCAGCAACAACACCAGCAAAGGACGTCGTCCTctggcgccgacgacgacatgTCGGCCTCCAACGCCACCATGCAGACCTCCTTCACCAGCCACCACTCCGGGATCAGCATCGACGaatcctccgccgccgccgccgcggcagccgagAGCCACCTCTGGAACCAAGTCCTCAT GGGCGCCGGGGGCGCTGAGGTGGCGAGGAGCATGCAGGCGGTGCACGACGCtcacggcgacgacgacagcgAGAACTTCCTGGAGCTGCTTAACTCGCGGACGCTCGCCCCGGAGCTCTTCGCGGAGCCGCCGGCCTGCGACTACCTCAAGAAGATGGAGTACGGCGCATCATGGGCGCCGCCTCCGGACCACCAGTTcacggcagcggccaccaacaTGGAGAAGCACCACCAGATGGACTACATTAACGCGCTCGctcaccagcagcagcagcagcagcaggagcgtGGGCTGACGACGGCGAACCTGTCGGACCTGGTGAGCAACTGGTCCATCGCGCCGCCCAGCCCgtgccacggcggcggcggcggcgccaaggCCCTCTTCCTCGACTCCGGCGGCAACGTCAAGCACGAGATGGGccacggccatggcgccgggcCCGGGATGCTGCAACAGCAGGAAGCGGCTGGTGGGCCAGGGAGCAGCGGCCAGGACTTCGTGAGGCCCGTCGGTGGGATAGGGTCGTACAGCCCCATGCTAGGGCTCAGCAGCAGGATGtacggcggctccggcgattCCATGGTGGACGTGCAGTGGGCTGGGCCTGGGAGCAATGGTGACAGGACGACGAGCCTGTCGGACTTGATATCGTTCGGCGGGGCCATGGGGAAACCGGCCCCGGCTGCTGCGTCGCCGGGGAAGACTAGTTCGTCGGGGGAGTACAAGAAGATGTCGTCGCCGGTACGT GCCAAGAcgagcagtggcggcgggggcggcaagGGGAGCAGTGCGTCGTCAGgcgaggggaagaagaagagatcggaggagcagcagcaggggtcagAGGGGAGCGTGAAGAAgtccaagcagcagcagcaggaagcCTCCTCGCCCACCTCGTCCCTCAAAGCg GCGCAGGTGCCGAAAGTAAAACTAGGAGACAAGATAAACGCGCTGCAGCAGATCGTTTCACCGTTTGGGAAG ACTGATACGGCATCAGTTCTATATGAGGCCATAAATTACATTAAGTGGTTGCATGAACAAGTGCAG CTGCTGAGTGATCCTTACATGAAGTCAAGTAGTAGCAAG GATTACAACCCATGGGGAGGGTTGGATAGGAAGGAGAAGGCGGAGGCAGAGGCTGACCTGAGGAGTAGAGGGCTGTGCCTGGTGCCGGTCTCCTGCACGCCACAGGTGTACAGGGATAGCAACGGCCCGGATTACTGGACCCCGCCCTACAGGAGCTGCTTATACCGATGA
- the LOC100841083 gene encoding transcription factor bHLH111 isoform X3, with protein sequence MGAGGAEVARSMQAVHDAHGDDDSENFLELLNSRTLAPELFAEPPACDYLKKMEYGASWAPPPDHQFTAAATNMEKHHQMDYINALAHQQQQQQQERGLTTANLSDLVSNWSIAPPSPCHGGGGGAKALFLDSGGNVKHEMGHGHGAGPGMLQQQEAAGGPGSSGQDFVRPVGGIGSYSPMLGLSSRMYGGSGDSMVDVQWAGPGSNGDRTTSLSDLISFGGAMGKPAPAAASPGKTSSSGEYKKMSSPVRAKTSSGGGGGKGSSASSGEGKKKRSEEQQQGSEGSVKKSKQQQQEASSPTSSLKAAQVPKVKLGDKINALQQIVSPFGKTDTASVLYEAINYIKWLHEQVQLLSDPYMKSSSSKDYNPWGGLDRKEKAEAEADLRSRGLCLVPVSCTPQVYRDSNGPDYWTPPYRSCLYR encoded by the exons AT GGGCGCCGGGGGCGCTGAGGTGGCGAGGAGCATGCAGGCGGTGCACGACGCtcacggcgacgacgacagcgAGAACTTCCTGGAGCTGCTTAACTCGCGGACGCTCGCCCCGGAGCTCTTCGCGGAGCCGCCGGCCTGCGACTACCTCAAGAAGATGGAGTACGGCGCATCATGGGCGCCGCCTCCGGACCACCAGTTcacggcagcggccaccaacaTGGAGAAGCACCACCAGATGGACTACATTAACGCGCTCGctcaccagcagcagcagcagcagcaggagcgtGGGCTGACGACGGCGAACCTGTCGGACCTGGTGAGCAACTGGTCCATCGCGCCGCCCAGCCCgtgccacggcggcggcggcggcgccaaggCCCTCTTCCTCGACTCCGGCGGCAACGTCAAGCACGAGATGGGccacggccatggcgccgggcCCGGGATGCTGCAACAGCAGGAAGCGGCTGGTGGGCCAGGGAGCAGCGGCCAGGACTTCGTGAGGCCCGTCGGTGGGATAGGGTCGTACAGCCCCATGCTAGGGCTCAGCAGCAGGATGtacggcggctccggcgattCCATGGTGGACGTGCAGTGGGCTGGGCCTGGGAGCAATGGTGACAGGACGACGAGCCTGTCGGACTTGATATCGTTCGGCGGGGCCATGGGGAAACCGGCCCCGGCTGCTGCGTCGCCGGGGAAGACTAGTTCGTCGGGGGAGTACAAGAAGATGTCGTCGCCGGTACGT GCCAAGAcgagcagtggcggcgggggcggcaagGGGAGCAGTGCGTCGTCAGgcgaggggaagaagaagagatcggaggagcagcagcaggggtcagAGGGGAGCGTGAAGAAgtccaagcagcagcagcaggaagcCTCCTCGCCCACCTCGTCCCTCAAAGCg GCGCAGGTGCCGAAAGTAAAACTAGGAGACAAGATAAACGCGCTGCAGCAGATCGTTTCACCGTTTGGGAAG ACTGATACGGCATCAGTTCTATATGAGGCCATAAATTACATTAAGTGGTTGCATGAACAAGTGCAG CTGCTGAGTGATCCTTACATGAAGTCAAGTAGTAGCAAG GATTACAACCCATGGGGAGGGTTGGATAGGAAGGAGAAGGCGGAGGCAGAGGCTGACCTGAGGAGTAGAGGGCTGTGCCTGGTGCCGGTCTCCTGCACGCCACAGGTGTACAGGGATAGCAACGGCCCGGATTACTGGACCCCGCCCTACAGGAGCTGCTTATACCGATGA
- the LOC100841083 gene encoding transcription factor bHLH111 isoform X2 produces MRCMAQEGSEASVASSPPPPHPPSSSSSASAGASWWRGDMHPNYSSATPAWPPPSAAAAGPRWPPLPLAHHQQQHQQRTSSSGADDDMSASNATMQTSFTSHHSGISIDESSAAAAAAAESHLWNQVLMGAGGAEVARSMQAVHDAHGDDDSENFLELLNSRTLAPELFAEPPACDYLKKMEYGASWAPPPDHQFTAAATNMEKHHQMDYINALAHQQQQQQQERGLTTANLSDLVSNWSIAPPSPCHGGGGGAKALFLDSGGNVKHEMGHGHGAGPGMLQQQEAAGGPGSSGQDFVRPVGGIGSYSPMLGLSSRMYGGSGDSMVDVQWAGPGSNGDRTTSLSDLISFGGAMGKPAPAAASPGKTSSSGEYKKMSSPAKTSSGGGGGKGSSASSGEGKKKRSEEQQQGSEGSVKKSKQQQQEASSPTSSLKAAQVPKVKLGDKINALQQIVSPFGKTDTASVLYEAINYIKWLHEQVQLLSDPYMKSSSSKDYNPWGGLDRKEKAEAEADLRSRGLCLVPVSCTPQVYRDSNGPDYWTPPYRSCLYR; encoded by the exons ATGCGGTGCATGGCCCAGGAGGGCTCCGAGGCCTCCGTcgcgagctcgccgccgccgccgcacccgccctcgtcttcttcctcggcgtcggcgggcgCCTCCTGGTGGCGCGGCGACATGCACCCTAATTACTCCTCCGCCACCCCGGCCTGGCCTCcgccctctgccgccgccgccgggccacGCTGGCCACCGCTGCCGCTCGCCCACCACCAGCAACAACACCAGCAAAGGACGTCGTCCTctggcgccgacgacgacatgTCGGCCTCCAACGCCACCATGCAGACCTCCTTCACCAGCCACCACTCCGGGATCAGCATCGACGaatcctccgccgccgccgccgcggcagccgagAGCCACCTCTGGAACCAAGTCCTCAT GGGCGCCGGGGGCGCTGAGGTGGCGAGGAGCATGCAGGCGGTGCACGACGCtcacggcgacgacgacagcgAGAACTTCCTGGAGCTGCTTAACTCGCGGACGCTCGCCCCGGAGCTCTTCGCGGAGCCGCCGGCCTGCGACTACCTCAAGAAGATGGAGTACGGCGCATCATGGGCGCCGCCTCCGGACCACCAGTTcacggcagcggccaccaacaTGGAGAAGCACCACCAGATGGACTACATTAACGCGCTCGctcaccagcagcagcagcagcagcaggagcgtGGGCTGACGACGGCGAACCTGTCGGACCTGGTGAGCAACTGGTCCATCGCGCCGCCCAGCCCgtgccacggcggcggcggcggcgccaaggCCCTCTTCCTCGACTCCGGCGGCAACGTCAAGCACGAGATGGGccacggccatggcgccgggcCCGGGATGCTGCAACAGCAGGAAGCGGCTGGTGGGCCAGGGAGCAGCGGCCAGGACTTCGTGAGGCCCGTCGGTGGGATAGGGTCGTACAGCCCCATGCTAGGGCTCAGCAGCAGGATGtacggcggctccggcgattCCATGGTGGACGTGCAGTGGGCTGGGCCTGGGAGCAATGGTGACAGGACGACGAGCCTGTCGGACTTGATATCGTTCGGCGGGGCCATGGGGAAACCGGCCCCGGCTGCTGCGTCGCCGGGGAAGACTAGTTCGTCGGGGGAGTACAAGAAGATGTCGTCGCCG GCCAAGAcgagcagtggcggcgggggcggcaagGGGAGCAGTGCGTCGTCAGgcgaggggaagaagaagagatcggaggagcagcagcaggggtcagAGGGGAGCGTGAAGAAgtccaagcagcagcagcaggaagcCTCCTCGCCCACCTCGTCCCTCAAAGCg GCGCAGGTGCCGAAAGTAAAACTAGGAGACAAGATAAACGCGCTGCAGCAGATCGTTTCACCGTTTGGGAAG ACTGATACGGCATCAGTTCTATATGAGGCCATAAATTACATTAAGTGGTTGCATGAACAAGTGCAG CTGCTGAGTGATCCTTACATGAAGTCAAGTAGTAGCAAG GATTACAACCCATGGGGAGGGTTGGATAGGAAGGAGAAGGCGGAGGCAGAGGCTGACCTGAGGAGTAGAGGGCTGTGCCTGGTGCCGGTCTCCTGCACGCCACAGGTGTACAGGGATAGCAACGGCCCGGATTACTGGACCCCGCCCTACAGGAGCTGCTTATACCGATGA
- the LOC104582074 gene encoding zinc finger BED domain-containing protein RICESLEEPER 2-like yields the protein MIITVDNASSNDGGIAYMKKQLNSSKTSISEGKFIHMRCVAHIVNLIVSDELKEVDNSVRRVRAAVRYVKNGTSRLVKFKECAELEEVDSKAFLTLDVPTRWNSVHRMLKAAISYEKVFARYAEEELNFSIDLLSEKSPGVPGTGVPEEFDWENTKKLTDFLGHFADLTVCISTSQQVAVHNFFHAIGEVNLLIKNWMQSDDQLQVAMGTRMKEKYDKYWGTWRAKENMNLLIFVAVALDPSYKLSDYTQLAIEEMFGEETGRRVWSAVNTCVRDLFEEYMVLYAPRTPNPQSTDERLSKESGGGGHASLMKSLIAKKLKLNSGAASSNSKSELDKYLAKDCEDDGKKLDILNW from the coding sequence atgatcataaCAGTTGACAATGCTAGCTCTAATGATGGGGGTATTGCTTACATGAAAAAGCAACTGAATAGCTCCAAAACTAGTATAAGTGAAGGCAAATTTATTCATATGAGGTGTGTTGCTCATATTGTCAATTTGATAGTTTCTGATGAGCTAAAGGAAGTAGATAATTCGGTTAGGCGTGTGCGTGCTGCTGTTCGATATGTCAAGAATGGTACATCTAGATTGGTTAAATTCAAGGAGTGTGCTGAGTTAGAGGAGGTAGATAGCAAAGCATTCTTGACCCTTGATGTCCCAACTAGGTGGAACTCCGTTCATCGTATGTTAAAGGCTGCTATCAGTTATGAGAAGGTTTTCGCAAGGTATGCAGAGGAGGAACTAAACTTTTCTATTGATTTGCTTAGCGAGAAAAGTCCTGGAGTACCAGGCACTGGAGTCCCAGAGGAGTTTGATTGGGAAAATACAAAAAAGCTAACAGATTTCCTAGGTCATTTTGCTGATCTTACTGTTTGCATATCGACCTCACAACAGGTCGCAGTTCACAATTTTTTCCATGCGATTGGAGAGGTGAATTTGCTGATTAAAAATTGGATGCAAAGTGATGATCAGTTGCAGGTTGCAATGGGCACAAGGATGAAGGAAAAATATGACAAATATTGGGGCACTTGGAGGGCCAAGGAGAACATGAACTTGCTGATATTTGTGGCTGTTGCTCTTGACCCAAGTTACAAGTTATCTGACTACACTCAGCTTGCAATTGAAGAAATGTTTGGTGAAGAAACAGGACGGAGAGTGTGGTCTGCTGTCAACACTTGTGTTCGGGACTTGTTTGAAGAGTACATGGTTTTGTATGCTCCCAGAACACCAAATCCTCAATCAACTGATGAACGTCTAAGTAAAGAATCAGGTGGAGGTGGCCATGCAAGCTTGATGAAGTCTCTCATTGCTAAAAAGTTGAAACTAAATAGCGGGGCGGCGAGTAGCAACAGTAAATCTGAACTTGATAAGTACCTAGCAAAAGATTGTGAAGATGACGGCAAGAAGCTGGACATCCTAAATTGGTGA